The following coding sequences lie in one Myxococcus xanthus genomic window:
- the mfd gene encoding transcription-repair coupling factor, with translation MDTPFTQTQDGGAAGDPFAQVVDGLRAGQRVRTQGLKGAARGHVLARLHGALKAPLVCVAVDEEAADALAADLSFFLGGQGSLLAPRVLRLPADEVLPYDEVSPDAAAVTERLGALFHLGQGTRFPALVLSVRALHRKVLPLSVMRALAARVAVGQDFDRDSLARRLVHMGYQNSPLVEDVGTFSVRGDLLDVFSPLYDKPVRLEFFGDTIESIRAFDPQSQRTVDALKEVDLVPAREVLLTDETRPRAESAARAVADRINLPTIKLREQLDALREGLPGFGMEGLLPGFFEGGLSTVFDFLRVWSPEAPVIYLDDPLGQDRAADTLWEELERSHTAAEARQELICPPLEHFLSREDVNQRMQSFRVLEGGGLSLAQTERLPVHFSFGGTQDLREAILAHHGEEGALSPLVERLERWRELRVACVVACGTLSQADRLKRLLMDRNVVVKVHTEPLEDAVTLYEPSIRVHLFTGEVSHGFVDGPGGLAVLADEEIFGVRARRRPKRSKKLDAFGSGFGDLKEGDLIVHTDFGIGRYAGLTKMEVNGVPGDFLVLEYAGRDKIYLPVGRMRLIQKFSGGDPTQVQLDKLGTTSWEKTKKRVKEQLLKMAAELLQIAAARKAHPGHAFSAPDRYFAQFEADFEFEETPDQAKAIEDVLADMQKPEPMDRLVCGDVGYGKTEVAMRAAFKAALDRKQVAVLVPTTVLAQQHFLSFKRRFADYPVTVEVISGMKKAPEVREILKRAKEGKVDILIGTHKLLGGEVAFKELGLMIVDEEQRFGVKQKESLKKWRSQIDVLTLTATPIPRTLHMSMSGVRDMSIIATPPQDRRAIRTFVMKYEDTVVKEAIEREVARGGQVFFVHNRVESLPSIETQLRALVPQVSIGVAHGQMGEGQLEKVMLAFTEKKYQVLLCTSIIESGIDISSANTMIVNRADQFGLAQLYQLRGRVGRSKERAYAYLLVPSRRAVTKDAQRRLEVLQNFTELGAGFSIASHDLEIRGAGNLLGDKQSGAIAEIGFDMYAQLLEEAVAEMQGQPPKVQIEPDVTLPMPALIPDDYVSDVHQRLVFYKRFSQASHPDEVTDLRAELVDRYGEAPDEVDHLSELTLLKIDMRDLRLRGLEVGTTRLVVTLGADALLDGPKVAGLVQRSKGVYRLTPDMKLIARAPQGASGHDLIAEAKKVLRDLSHCALPQA, from the coding sequence ATGGACACTCCCTTTACACAGACGCAGGACGGCGGCGCGGCGGGTGACCCCTTCGCCCAGGTGGTTGACGGACTTCGGGCGGGGCAGCGCGTCCGGACACAGGGGCTCAAGGGGGCCGCGCGCGGGCATGTGCTCGCCCGCCTGCATGGCGCGCTGAAAGCGCCGCTGGTCTGCGTGGCGGTGGACGAGGAAGCCGCCGACGCGCTCGCCGCCGACCTGTCCTTCTTCCTGGGCGGCCAAGGCAGCCTGCTGGCGCCGCGCGTGCTGCGGCTGCCCGCGGACGAGGTACTGCCCTACGACGAGGTGTCTCCCGACGCGGCCGCCGTCACGGAGCGGCTGGGCGCCCTCTTCCACCTGGGCCAGGGAACGCGCTTCCCCGCGCTGGTGCTGTCCGTGCGCGCCCTGCACCGCAAGGTGCTGCCGCTGTCGGTGATGCGCGCGCTGGCCGCGCGGGTGGCCGTGGGTCAGGACTTCGACCGCGACTCGCTGGCGCGCCGGCTGGTGCACATGGGCTACCAGAACAGCCCCTTGGTGGAGGACGTGGGCACGTTCAGTGTGCGCGGCGACCTGCTGGATGTCTTCAGCCCCCTCTACGACAAGCCCGTCCGCCTGGAGTTCTTCGGCGACACCATCGAGTCCATTCGCGCCTTCGACCCGCAATCCCAGCGCACGGTGGACGCGCTGAAGGAAGTGGACCTGGTCCCCGCGCGAGAGGTCCTGCTCACCGACGAGACGCGCCCGCGCGCCGAGTCCGCCGCCCGCGCGGTGGCTGACCGCATCAACCTGCCCACCATCAAGCTGCGCGAGCAGCTGGACGCCCTGCGCGAGGGCCTGCCCGGCTTCGGAATGGAGGGCCTGCTGCCCGGCTTCTTCGAGGGCGGGCTGTCCACGGTGTTCGACTTCCTGCGCGTCTGGAGCCCCGAGGCGCCCGTCATCTACCTGGACGACCCGCTGGGCCAGGACCGCGCGGCGGACACGCTGTGGGAGGAACTGGAGCGTTCGCACACCGCGGCCGAGGCACGGCAGGAGCTCATCTGTCCGCCGCTGGAGCACTTCCTCTCCCGTGAGGACGTGAACCAGCGGATGCAGTCCTTCCGCGTGCTGGAAGGCGGTGGCCTGTCGCTGGCGCAGACAGAGCGCCTACCGGTGCACTTCAGCTTCGGCGGCACCCAGGACCTGCGTGAGGCCATCCTGGCGCACCACGGTGAAGAGGGCGCGCTGTCCCCGCTGGTGGAGCGGCTGGAGCGCTGGCGCGAGCTGCGCGTGGCCTGCGTGGTGGCGTGCGGCACGCTGAGCCAGGCAGACCGGCTGAAGCGGCTGCTGATGGACCGCAACGTGGTGGTGAAGGTCCACACGGAGCCGCTGGAGGACGCGGTGACGCTGTACGAGCCGTCCATCCGCGTGCACCTCTTCACGGGCGAGGTGAGCCACGGCTTCGTGGATGGGCCGGGCGGGCTCGCGGTGCTGGCGGACGAGGAGATTTTCGGCGTGCGCGCGCGCCGGCGTCCCAAGCGCAGCAAGAAGCTGGACGCGTTCGGCTCCGGCTTCGGGGACCTGAAGGAAGGCGACCTCATCGTCCATACCGACTTCGGTATCGGCCGCTATGCGGGCCTGACGAAGATGGAGGTCAACGGCGTGCCCGGGGACTTCCTCGTCCTGGAGTACGCGGGCCGGGACAAAATCTACCTGCCGGTGGGCCGCATGCGGCTCATCCAGAAGTTCTCCGGCGGCGACCCCACGCAGGTGCAGCTGGACAAGCTGGGCACCACGAGCTGGGAGAAGACGAAGAAGCGCGTCAAGGAGCAGCTGCTCAAGATGGCGGCGGAGCTCCTCCAGATTGCCGCCGCGCGCAAGGCGCACCCCGGCCATGCCTTCAGCGCGCCGGACCGGTACTTCGCCCAGTTCGAAGCGGACTTCGAGTTCGAGGAGACGCCGGACCAGGCCAAGGCGATTGAGGACGTGCTGGCGGACATGCAGAAGCCGGAGCCCATGGACCGGCTCGTCTGCGGCGACGTCGGCTACGGCAAGACGGAGGTGGCCATGCGGGCCGCCTTCAAGGCCGCGCTGGACCGCAAGCAGGTGGCGGTGCTGGTGCCCACCACCGTGCTGGCGCAGCAGCACTTCCTCTCCTTCAAGAGGCGCTTCGCGGACTACCCCGTCACGGTGGAGGTCATCTCCGGGATGAAGAAGGCACCGGAGGTGCGGGAAATCCTCAAGCGCGCCAAGGAGGGCAAGGTCGACATCCTCATCGGCACGCACAAGCTGCTGGGCGGCGAGGTGGCCTTCAAGGAACTGGGCCTGATGATTGTCGACGAGGAGCAGCGCTTCGGCGTGAAGCAGAAGGAGTCGCTGAAGAAGTGGCGCTCCCAGATTGACGTGCTCACGCTGACGGCCACGCCCATTCCCCGCACGCTGCACATGAGCATGTCGGGCGTGCGCGACATGAGCATCATCGCCACGCCGCCGCAGGACCGCCGGGCCATCCGCACCTTCGTGATGAAGTACGAGGATACGGTGGTGAAGGAGGCGATTGAGCGCGAGGTGGCGCGCGGCGGACAGGTGTTCTTCGTCCACAACCGCGTGGAGTCGCTGCCCTCCATCGAGACGCAGCTGCGCGCGCTGGTTCCCCAGGTCAGCATCGGCGTGGCGCACGGGCAGATGGGCGAAGGGCAGCTGGAGAAGGTGATGCTCGCCTTCACGGAGAAGAAGTACCAGGTGCTGCTGTGCACCAGCATCATCGAGAGTGGCATCGACATCTCCAGCGCCAACACGATGATTGTGAACCGGGCGGACCAGTTCGGCCTGGCGCAGCTCTACCAACTCCGTGGCCGCGTGGGCCGGTCCAAGGAGCGCGCGTATGCGTACCTGCTGGTGCCGTCGCGGCGCGCGGTGACGAAGGACGCGCAGCGGCGCCTGGAGGTGCTCCAGAACTTCACCGAGCTGGGCGCGGGCTTCTCCATCGCCAGTCATGACCTGGAGATTCGCGGCGCGGGCAACCTGCTGGGCGACAAGCAATCGGGCGCCATCGCCGAGATTGGCTTCGACATGTACGCGCAGCTCCTGGAGGAAGCCGTCGCGGAGATGCAGGGCCAGCCGCCCAAGGTGCAGATCGAGCCGGACGTCACGCTGCCCATGCCGGCGCTCATCCCGGACGACTACGTGAGCGACGTCCACCAGCGGCTCGTCTTCTACAAGCGCTTCAGCCAGGCCAGCCACCCGGACGAAGTCACTGACTTGCGCGCCGAGCTGGTGGACCGGTACGGCGAAGCCCCGGACGAGGTGGACCACCTGTCCGAGCTGACGCTGCTGAAAATCGACATGCGCGACCTGCGCCTGCGCGGGCTGGAGGTGGGCACCACCCGGCTGGTGGTGACGCTGGGCGCGGACGCGCTGCTGGATGGCCCCAAGGTGGCGGGGCTCGTGCAGCGCTCCAAGGGCGTCTACCGCCTCACGCCAGACATGAAGCTCATCGCCCGCGCGCCACAGGGCGCCAGTGGCCATGACCTCATCGCCGAGGCCAAGAAGGTGCTGAGGGATTTGAGCCACTGCGCACTGCCGCAGGCGTAG
- a CDS encoding sensor histidine kinase, which translates to MVVLRSVRSAVGGIVDFECVSANVQAERWLGGEEGSLVHNRLLEEAPWAWDGGLFSACVRVVTRRAPEIARVSRQSPMGTVWLQARVSPCDDGVVLFLEDLTERMAAEEALRRDHDLLHAVIESATDAIYVKDVSGRYILINPATASAFHRAPREILGRTDVELLGADRAAPTLAHDREVMSSGHTATYEGAEGGPGTDRIWHTTKGVLRRGDGTVYGLFAICRDVTARRRQELEREEEARFQERFIGVLGHDLGNPLAAVRLSSAALLARDTLPPEVRRVVARIDGSAERMARLVKQLLDFTRARMAGGIPLRPHEVSMEDVCRRIISELEPAHPECCVRLEVDGESRGIWDEERLGQVLSNLLGNALQHSPEGSSVRVRLAAKGSLFQRVEVHNGGPPIPESLRPRLFSPFHGVPPEPGQPKPKHQGLGLGLYIVSQIVTAHGGWLDVASSADTGTCFSVTLPRVTRPLGGPPGKTA; encoded by the coding sequence GTGGTCGTCTTGCGGAGCGTGCGCTCCGCGGTCGGCGGCATCGTCGACTTCGAGTGTGTCTCCGCCAACGTGCAGGCGGAGCGCTGGCTCGGCGGAGAAGAGGGCAGCCTGGTGCACAACCGGCTGCTGGAGGAAGCGCCGTGGGCGTGGGACGGCGGCCTCTTCAGTGCGTGTGTCCGCGTGGTGACACGCCGCGCGCCAGAAATCGCGCGGGTGTCCCGGCAGTCGCCCATGGGCACCGTGTGGCTCCAGGCGCGCGTATCACCGTGTGACGACGGCGTGGTGCTCTTCCTGGAGGACCTCACCGAGCGCATGGCCGCGGAAGAAGCCCTGCGGCGCGACCATGACCTGCTGCACGCCGTCATCGAGAGCGCCACCGACGCCATCTACGTGAAGGACGTGTCGGGCCGGTACATCCTCATCAATCCCGCCACCGCGAGCGCCTTCCACCGGGCCCCGCGCGAAATCCTCGGCCGCACGGACGTGGAGTTGCTGGGCGCCGACCGGGCCGCGCCGACGCTGGCGCACGACCGCGAGGTGATGAGCTCCGGGCACACGGCCACGTACGAAGGGGCGGAAGGCGGCCCGGGGACGGACCGCATCTGGCACACGACGAAGGGCGTGCTTCGCCGCGGAGACGGCACCGTGTACGGCCTGTTCGCCATCTGCCGGGACGTCACCGCGCGGCGCCGCCAGGAGCTGGAGCGCGAGGAGGAGGCGCGCTTCCAGGAGCGCTTCATCGGTGTGCTGGGCCACGACCTGGGCAATCCACTGGCCGCGGTGCGGCTGTCCTCCGCGGCCCTCCTGGCCCGGGACACGCTGCCCCCAGAGGTCCGGCGCGTGGTGGCCCGCATCGACGGGAGTGCTGAGCGGATGGCGCGGCTGGTGAAACAGCTGCTCGACTTCACGCGCGCCCGCATGGCTGGCGGCATTCCGCTGCGTCCCCATGAGGTGTCCATGGAGGACGTGTGCCGGCGCATCATCTCCGAGCTGGAGCCCGCGCATCCGGAGTGCTGCGTCCGGCTGGAGGTGGACGGCGAGTCACGCGGCATCTGGGACGAGGAGCGCCTGGGACAGGTGCTGTCGAACCTGCTGGGCAACGCGCTTCAACACAGCCCGGAGGGGAGCTCGGTGCGGGTGCGGCTGGCGGCGAAGGGCTCGCTCTTCCAGCGCGTGGAGGTCCACAACGGTGGGCCGCCCATCCCCGAGTCGCTGCGCCCGCGGCTCTTCTCGCCGTTCCACGGGGTGCCCCCCGAGCCGGGGCAGCCGAAGCCGAAGCACCAGGGTCTGGGGTTGGGGCTCTACATCGTGTCGCAAATCGTGACGGCGCACGGAGGCTGGCTGGACGTGGCGTCGTCGGCGGACACGGGGACCTGCTTCTCGGTGACGCTGCCTCGCGTCACCCGGCCGCTGGGTGGGCCTCCAGGCAAGACTGCCTGA
- a CDS encoding c-type cytochrome has product MMKRLVLVLSLGGATGAHADAVADVWQAKCTVCHGGDGKAQTKMGQKESIGDMSRPDWQQSRTDADIRKVIADGDPRNSKMKPFKDKLTPAQIDALVGYIRTMKAPTAP; this is encoded by the coding sequence ATGATGAAGCGGTTGGTCCTGGTCCTGAGCCTGGGTGGAGCCACCGGCGCCCACGCGGACGCCGTGGCCGACGTGTGGCAGGCGAAGTGCACCGTGTGTCACGGCGGTGACGGCAAGGCGCAGACGAAGATGGGCCAGAAGGAGTCCATCGGCGACATGAGCCGGCCCGACTGGCAGCAGTCCCGGACGGACGCTGACATCCGCAAGGTGATTGCCGACGGCGATCCACGGAACAGCAAGATGAAGCCCTTCAAGGACAAGCTTACCCCAGCGCAGATTGACGCACTGGTGGGATACATCCGCACCATGAAGGCGCCGACGGCCCCTTGA
- a CDS encoding pilus assembly FimT family protein: MLPRNRGMTLLEVMVVVALVGIFTTLSVSSFQGMTERQRLGAAQRELVLMMQEARQKARATHQPVRLGTRVTDEQGVQVTRMRWEALACSDAWGTVCPMPACQENACGVGGCECAELGPELIIPPKLDVDLLVGLCWLGNPGASAPVVAPPAPGGRVCEPNALLPTTERLVLLRNGGTLESPDWKPELVFQADGLTAAVRPMDCDKHASTPGCQ; this comes from the coding sequence ATGCTGCCACGCAACCGAGGCATGACGCTGCTGGAGGTGATGGTCGTGGTGGCCCTGGTTGGCATCTTCACCACCCTCTCCGTGTCCAGCTTCCAGGGCATGACGGAGCGCCAGCGCCTTGGCGCCGCGCAGCGCGAGCTGGTGCTGATGATGCAGGAGGCCCGTCAGAAAGCACGCGCGACCCACCAGCCCGTGCGGCTGGGCACGCGCGTCACGGATGAGCAGGGCGTCCAGGTGACGCGCATGCGCTGGGAGGCACTGGCATGCAGTGATGCCTGGGGCACGGTGTGTCCCATGCCCGCGTGCCAGGAGAACGCCTGCGGCGTGGGCGGCTGCGAATGCGCGGAGCTGGGGCCGGAGCTGATCATCCCGCCGAAGCTCGACGTGGACCTGCTGGTGGGCCTGTGCTGGCTGGGCAACCCCGGCGCCAGCGCGCCCGTCGTGGCCCCGCCGGCGCCCGGCGGAAGGGTGTGCGAACCGAACGCCCTGCTGCCCACGACGGAGCGGCTCGTCCTCCTGCGCAACGGGGGGACGCTCGAATCGCCGGACTGGAAACCGGAGCTGGTATTCCAGGCGGATGGCCTGACGGCGGCAGTACGCCCCATGGATTGTGACAAGCACGCCTCCACGCCAGGCTGCCAGTAG
- a CDS encoding PilW family protein, translating into MKRLRSTTPRGFTLIELMVAASMSMLVLATAIGVSVHLQRRGLLEERIMETQNKGRAARDLMAFGVQRAGAGIGSVSLTGGRIPAGEADLFYAVWARPQATFPDDASFVPPADAALLSDALEVWETDPARMVLLDQCPLPATAAWFEDTLCVGGLPPAFLDNAVIAVVFPGTDDERGWACVGQVTNLVAEGVEWTPAIPGRPAPADGNCHPDAVTLPESPWLGTREPREGGMYLLPLTSRSYRVNWPGGTPVLEMDVDGPTGPAGYTAVSQDIEQLQVRLGVIAPDALPGAPVRFFPDAETGRPSLATCTQATCAPHISWAWDPGVPVPPDRGPGSAGDELMRHMRVVELSITARSQRAELTGNEAPGARDDDGNLRDGYKRRHSVIRLAPRNFAFVGTGG; encoded by the coding sequence ATGAAGCGACTTCGTTCGACGACGCCGCGCGGCTTCACGCTCATCGAGCTGATGGTGGCCGCATCGATGTCCATGCTGGTGCTCGCCACCGCCATTGGCGTGAGCGTCCACCTCCAGCGCCGGGGCCTGCTGGAAGAGCGCATCATGGAGACGCAGAACAAGGGCCGGGCCGCGCGTGACTTGATGGCGTTCGGCGTGCAGCGGGCGGGCGCGGGCATTGGCAGCGTCTCCCTCACCGGCGGCCGGATTCCCGCCGGCGAAGCCGACCTGTTCTACGCGGTGTGGGCTCGGCCCCAGGCGACCTTCCCGGACGACGCCAGCTTCGTCCCACCCGCCGATGCCGCGCTGCTGTCGGATGCCCTGGAGGTCTGGGAGACGGACCCGGCGCGCATGGTGCTGCTGGACCAGTGCCCCTTGCCGGCGACCGCGGCCTGGTTCGAGGACACACTGTGCGTCGGAGGCCTGCCGCCCGCCTTCCTGGACAATGCGGTCATCGCCGTCGTTTTTCCGGGTACGGACGACGAGCGGGGCTGGGCCTGCGTGGGACAGGTGACGAACCTCGTGGCGGAAGGCGTGGAATGGACGCCCGCCATCCCAGGCCGACCCGCACCCGCCGACGGCAACTGCCATCCCGATGCCGTGACGCTTCCCGAGTCGCCCTGGCTTGGCACACGGGAACCGCGCGAAGGGGGCATGTACCTGCTCCCGCTCACCAGCCGCAGCTACCGGGTGAACTGGCCCGGCGGCACGCCCGTGCTGGAGATGGACGTGGATGGGCCCACGGGGCCCGCGGGCTACACCGCGGTGTCCCAGGACATCGAGCAGTTGCAGGTCCGGCTGGGCGTGATTGCACCCGACGCGCTCCCCGGCGCCCCCGTGCGCTTCTTCCCGGACGCGGAGACCGGGCGCCCCTCGCTGGCCACCTGCACCCAGGCCACCTGCGCCCCGCACATCTCCTGGGCCTGGGACCCGGGCGTACCCGTTCCGCCGGACCGCGGCCCGGGCAGCGCGGGTGACGAGCTGATGCGCCACATGCGCGTGGTGGAGCTGTCCATCACCGCGCGCTCGCAGCGCGCCGAGCTGACGGGGAACGAAGCGCCCGGAGCGCGAGACGACGACGGCAACCTGCGGGATGGCTACAAGCGCCGGCACAGCGTCATCCGCCTGGCGCCTCGCAACTTCGCGTTCGTGGGAACGGGGGGCTGA
- a CDS encoding type IV pilus modification PilV family protein, with protein MNRRRFHTHPRGLSILETIATAAVLMLGILGIMLTLGTASRHNRRNNNLSQANLIAEQELERVVNLRCVGEPLNDPCINIKQLDDTRRDVWWSANSRMTETPPLPGATPQMAYTLTLDVDPPFEGAETGEPALSRAIPLPHASNLALHQVVNVRVTVSWAEEPGAPRRAVALQTRMAP; from the coding sequence ATGAACCGGCGCAGGTTCCACACCCATCCGCGCGGCCTCAGCATCCTGGAGACCATCGCCACCGCCGCGGTGCTCATGCTCGGCATCCTGGGCATCATGCTCACGCTGGGCACCGCGTCCCGACACAACCGCCGCAACAACAACCTGAGCCAGGCGAACCTCATCGCCGAACAGGAGCTGGAGCGCGTGGTCAACCTCCGCTGCGTGGGCGAGCCGCTGAATGACCCCTGCATCAACATCAAGCAGCTCGACGACACGCGGCGCGACGTGTGGTGGTCCGCCAATAGCCGCATGACGGAGACGCCGCCCCTTCCGGGCGCGACGCCGCAAATGGCCTACACGCTGACGCTGGACGTGGACCCACCCTTCGAGGGCGCCGAGACAGGCGAGCCCGCGCTGAGCCGCGCCATCCCGCTTCCCCACGCCAGCAACCTGGCCCTGCACCAGGTCGTCAACGTCCGCGTCACCGTGAGCTGGGCGGAGGAGCCCGGCGCTCCCCGCCGCGCGGTGGCCTTGCAGACCCGGATGGCGCCATGA